Proteins from one Lepidochelys kempii isolate rLepKem1 chromosome 6, rLepKem1.hap2, whole genome shotgun sequence genomic window:
- the LOC140913109 gene encoding rho GTPase-activating protein 11A isoform X3, translated as MTGRGRAVVRLAVLQQLRAAYGIKVKSGSCRGAAGKQPGAAAVEGKVFGISFHSLPQSVVPEYGSIPSFLVDACKYLEEHVHTEGLFRKSGSFVRLKTLKNQLDQGENCLPAALPCDIAGLLKQFFRELPEPILPTDLQEALFKAQHLENEEKNTATILLSCLVADRTIDTLRFFFNFLRNVSLRSNENKMDSSNLAVIFAPNLLHSSDNEKMSINTEKKLRLQAAVVQTLIDHAADIGRVPEFILEKIPAMLGIDALDSTPSLKGYEESESPSQCKRRRRRSVGVTPLILTPSTKRKLPTDSSQGFSSKKRRSLKHNFGFELLSSSFFSSASTPASAQFEASPCVSLESSQSSLSPSVTSEKHLSSTGNRRSKRIASKKIYRVESGKTGCFSPKISRKEMVRRSLRLKFSLGKSSKDVNILTGCPVGKGSENIGRRLASQQDLENRVESVKTDTLFSTCVSEQFSKKGSQIMSKSEENLLTPKHEKANYRMSWNGPNITDSHGTSNNEASLVGYLEAEGCFSEPVLVVGKPPAIPDDLRPTTANHKQDNSLREYSLCVDENNLTTETLLKIKKAFSESGSNLQNLIGDAKSPVSDLTEEKLSENPCLTDVSQEKDLVETSAESLAAEKSKDQFNQFANKSYTTDKYQSSQDEIKVVEEKCFQNPIEIELQTQKLGMEDAPELSMPQVMSREDRLTFQNSYSKDNLKKIDSLRRKESEELEQSERVVEICELKSRNSEKENSEPTAAGERPVSRLLESKNSPGKQYLQTGSYDNTVPKTLPVSDYGKVSDHVHWFNKLSLNDPCSASKTKPPLKFQRTPVRQSVRRINSLLESNRQSVSYKLAKPGDVCSPLVKSVSYDTALSSCTEKFSKNSTVSLLYCETTRTQVSTSSELDLASKSSKLINSLEQADTSVKTVRICKQKVTIGNPSKSVLEDLTNHEAPKAAVKMNSSINFLIATPDKSTLRKSATGKEKARYRGSPKNPISKAKLLPTAKPVDL; from the exons GGCAAAGTCTTTGGAATATCGTTTCATTCATTACCTCAGTCAGTTGTACCAGAGTATGGAAGTATTCCAAG CTTTCTTGTTGATGCTTGCAAATATTTAGAAGAGCATGTTCACACTGAAGGACTCTTCAGGAAATCTGGATCTTTTGTTcgtttaaaaacattaaag AATCAACTCGATCAAGGTGAAAACTGCCTACCTGCAGCACTGCCATGTGACATTGCAGGGCTTCTTAAACAGTTCTTTAGAGAGTTACCAGAGCCGATCCTTCCAACTGATCTGCAGGAAGCTCTTTTCAAGGCTCAGCACCTAGAAAATGAGGAGAAGAACACTGCCACAATACTGCTTTCCTGTCTTGTGGCTGACAGAACAATAGATACTTTGCGATTCTTTTTCAACTTTCTCAGAAATGTGTCCCTAAG aTCCAATGAGAACAAAATGGATAGCAGTAATCTGGCAGTGATTTTTGCCCCAAACCTCTTGCATTCAAGTGATAATGAAAAGATGTCCATTAACACAGAAAAAAAGCTTCGTTTGCAGGCTGCTGTTGTGCAAACACTTATTGATCATGCAGCAGATATTG GACGTGTACCAGAATTTATCCTGGAAAAAATACCTGCTATGTTAGGTATTGATGCTCTTGATTCTACTCCTTCACTGAAAGGCTATGAAGAAAGTGAATCTCCTAGTCAGTGTAAGAGAAGGAGAAGACGAAGTGTTGGGG TGACTCCATTGATTCTTACTCCAAGCACCAAGCGTAAACTTCCAACTGATTCTTCTCAAGGCTTCTCTAGCAAGAAAAGGCGGTCCCTGAAGCATAATTTTGGTTTCGAATTGCTCTCAAGTAGCTTTTTTAGCAGCGCCTCAACACCAGCATCAG CTCAATTTGAAGCAAGCCCTTGTGTCTCTCTCGAGTCATCTCAGAGTTCACTGTCTCCTTCAGTCACCAGTGAAAAGCATCTGTCAAGTACAGGAAATCGAAGAAGTAAAAGAATTGCAAGTAAAAAAATTTACAG GGTTGAATCAGGAAAAACTGGTTGCTTCTCTCCAAAGATTAGCCGAAAAGAAATGGTTCGCAGGTCATTACGTCTGAAATTTAGTCTGGGAAAAAGCAGCAAAGATGTG AATATTTTAACTGGATGTCCAGTTGGTAAAGGATCTGAAAATATTGGCCGGCGACTTGCAAGTCAACAAGACTTGGAAAACAGAGTTGAATCTGTAAAGACAGATACACTTTTCAGCACATGTGTCAGTGAACAATTCTCAAAGAAAG GTTCACAAATAATGAGCAAGTCGGAGGAGAACTTGCTAACTCCAAAACATGAAAAAGCAAATTACCGAATGTCTTGGAATGGACCCAATATTACAGATTCTCATGGCACCAGCAACAATGAGGCAAGTCTCGTGGGATATCTTGAAGCAGAAGGCTGTTTTTCAGAACCTGTTCTTGTTGTTGGAAAGCCACCTGCCATTCCAGATGACTTAAGGCCCACTACTGCAAATCATAAGCAAGATAATAGTCTGCGGGAGTACTCGCTTTGTGTGGATGAGAATAACTTGACAACAGAAACgttactgaaaattaaaaaagcattttCTGAATCTGGAAGCAATCTTCAAAATTTAATAGGTGATGCAAAGTCTCCTGTATCAGATTTAACAGAAGAAAAGTTAAGTGAAAATCCCTGTCTAACAGATGTTAGTCAAGAGAAGGATCTTGTTGAAACTTCAGCTGAAAGTCTGGCAGCTGAAAAATCTAAGGATCAGTTTAACCAGTTTGCTAATAAATCTTATACCACTGACAAATATCAATCAAGTCAAGATGAAATCAAGGTTGTGGAGGAAAAGTGCTTCCAAAATCCTATTGAGATTGAACTTCAGACACAGAAATTGGGCATGGAAGATGCACCAGAACTTAGTATGCCTCAGGTAATGTCCAGGGAGGACAGGTTAACTTTTCAGAATAGTTATTCAAAAgataatttaaagaaaatagatTCCCTCAGAAGAAAAGAGAGTGAGGAACTGGAACAGTCAGAAAGAGTTGTTGAAATTTGCGAGCTGAAGTCCCgtaattcagaaaaagaaaacagtgaGCCTACTGCGGCTGGGGAGCGCCCTGTCTCACGGTTGTTGGAGTCTAAAAACAGTCCTGGCAAACAGTACTTGCAGACTGGAAGTTATGATAATACTGTACCTAAAACTTTACCGGTTTCTGACTATGGAAAGGTTTCTGACCACGTACACTGGTTCAACAAACTTTCATTAAACGATCCCTGTTCCGCAAGCAAAACTAAACCACCTCTTAAGTTTCAACGTACTCCTGTCCGCCAGTCTGTAAGAAGGATAAACTCCCTCTTAGAGTCTAACAGACAATCTGTAAGCTATAAATTGGCAAAACCTGGGGATGTTTGTTCTCCTCTTGTTAAATCCGTAAGCTATGATACTGCACTATCCTCCTGTACAGAAAAGTTCTCAAAGAATTCCACAGTTTCATTGCTCTATTGTGAAACTACACGCACACAAGTTTCTACATCATCTGAACTAGACTTAGCATCCAAATCTTCAAAATTGATAAATTCGCTAGAGCAGGCTGATACTTCTGTGAAAACAGTTAGAATCTGCAAACAGAAAGTGACTATTGGTAACCCATCAAAGTCTGTTCTAGAAGATCTAACCAATCATGAAGCACCAAAAGCTGCTGTAAAAATGAACTCAAGTATAAACTTTCTGATTGCCACACCAGATAAAAGTACCCTCAGGAAAAGTGCGACAGGAAAAGAAAAGGCTCGATACAGGGGATCTCCAAAGAATCCAATATCAAAAGCAAAACTCCTGCCAACTGCTAAACCTGTAGACTTATAA
- the LOC140913109 gene encoding rho GTPase-activating protein 11A isoform X1 has product MTGRGRAVVRLAVLQQLRAAYGIKVKSGSCRGAAGKQPGAAAVEGKVFGISFHSLPQSVVPEYGSIPSFLVDACKYLEEHVHTEGLFRKSGSFVRLKTLKNQLDQGENCLPAALPCDIAGLLKQFFRELPEPILPTDLQEALFKAQHLENEEKNTATILLSCLVADRTIDTLRFFFNFLRNVSLRSNENKMDSSNLAVIFAPNLLHSSDNEKMSINTEKKLRLQAAVVQTLIDHAADIGRVPEFILEKIPAMLGIDALDSTPSLKGYEESESPSQCKRRRRRSVGDIVSGALNKLKSNRTPSTTPQRDRNVTPLILTPSTKRKLPTDSSQGFSSKKRRSLKHNFGFELLSSSFFSSASTPASAQFEASPCVSLESSQSSLSPSVTSEKHLSSTGNRRSKRIASKKIYRVESGKTGCFSPKISRKEMVRRSLRLKFSLGKSSKDVNILTGCPVGKGSENIGRRLASQQDLENRVESVKTDTLFSTCVSEQFSKKGSQIMSKSEENLLTPKHEKANYRMSWNGPNITDSHGTSNNEASLVGYLEAEGCFSEPVLVVGKPPAIPDDLRPTTANHKQDNSLREYSLCVDENNLTTETLLKIKKAFSESGSNLQNLIGDAKSPVSDLTEEKLSENPCLTDVSQEKDLVETSAESLAAEKSKDQFNQFANKSYTTDKYQSSQDEIKVVEEKCFQNPIEIELQTQKLGMEDAPELSMPQVMSREDRLTFQNSYSKDNLKKIDSLRRKESEELEQSERVVEICELKSRNSEKENSEPTAAGERPVSRLLESKNSPGKQYLQTGSYDNTVPKTLPVSDYGKVSDHVHWFNKLSLNDPCSASKTKPPLKFQRTPVRQSVRRINSLLESNRQSVSYKLAKPGDVCSPLVKSVSYDTALSSCTEKFSKNSTVSLLYCETTRTQVSTSSELDLASKSSKLINSLEQADTSVKTVRICKQKVTIGNPSKSVLEDLTNHEAPKAAVKMNSSINFLIATPDKSTLRKSATGKEKARYRGSPKNPISKAKLLPTAKPVDL; this is encoded by the exons GGCAAAGTCTTTGGAATATCGTTTCATTCATTACCTCAGTCAGTTGTACCAGAGTATGGAAGTATTCCAAG CTTTCTTGTTGATGCTTGCAAATATTTAGAAGAGCATGTTCACACTGAAGGACTCTTCAGGAAATCTGGATCTTTTGTTcgtttaaaaacattaaag AATCAACTCGATCAAGGTGAAAACTGCCTACCTGCAGCACTGCCATGTGACATTGCAGGGCTTCTTAAACAGTTCTTTAGAGAGTTACCAGAGCCGATCCTTCCAACTGATCTGCAGGAAGCTCTTTTCAAGGCTCAGCACCTAGAAAATGAGGAGAAGAACACTGCCACAATACTGCTTTCCTGTCTTGTGGCTGACAGAACAATAGATACTTTGCGATTCTTTTTCAACTTTCTCAGAAATGTGTCCCTAAG aTCCAATGAGAACAAAATGGATAGCAGTAATCTGGCAGTGATTTTTGCCCCAAACCTCTTGCATTCAAGTGATAATGAAAAGATGTCCATTAACACAGAAAAAAAGCTTCGTTTGCAGGCTGCTGTTGTGCAAACACTTATTGATCATGCAGCAGATATTG GACGTGTACCAGAATTTATCCTGGAAAAAATACCTGCTATGTTAGGTATTGATGCTCTTGATTCTACTCCTTCACTGAAAGGCTATGAAGAAAGTGAATCTCCTAGTCAGTGTAAGAGAAGGAGAAGACGAAGTGTTGGGG ATATTGTTAGTGGAGCATTGAATAAACTTAAATCTAACAGAACACCCTCCACTACACCTCAGCGAGACAGAAATG TGACTCCATTGATTCTTACTCCAAGCACCAAGCGTAAACTTCCAACTGATTCTTCTCAAGGCTTCTCTAGCAAGAAAAGGCGGTCCCTGAAGCATAATTTTGGTTTCGAATTGCTCTCAAGTAGCTTTTTTAGCAGCGCCTCAACACCAGCATCAG CTCAATTTGAAGCAAGCCCTTGTGTCTCTCTCGAGTCATCTCAGAGTTCACTGTCTCCTTCAGTCACCAGTGAAAAGCATCTGTCAAGTACAGGAAATCGAAGAAGTAAAAGAATTGCAAGTAAAAAAATTTACAG GGTTGAATCAGGAAAAACTGGTTGCTTCTCTCCAAAGATTAGCCGAAAAGAAATGGTTCGCAGGTCATTACGTCTGAAATTTAGTCTGGGAAAAAGCAGCAAAGATGTG AATATTTTAACTGGATGTCCAGTTGGTAAAGGATCTGAAAATATTGGCCGGCGACTTGCAAGTCAACAAGACTTGGAAAACAGAGTTGAATCTGTAAAGACAGATACACTTTTCAGCACATGTGTCAGTGAACAATTCTCAAAGAAAG GTTCACAAATAATGAGCAAGTCGGAGGAGAACTTGCTAACTCCAAAACATGAAAAAGCAAATTACCGAATGTCTTGGAATGGACCCAATATTACAGATTCTCATGGCACCAGCAACAATGAGGCAAGTCTCGTGGGATATCTTGAAGCAGAAGGCTGTTTTTCAGAACCTGTTCTTGTTGTTGGAAAGCCACCTGCCATTCCAGATGACTTAAGGCCCACTACTGCAAATCATAAGCAAGATAATAGTCTGCGGGAGTACTCGCTTTGTGTGGATGAGAATAACTTGACAACAGAAACgttactgaaaattaaaaaagcattttCTGAATCTGGAAGCAATCTTCAAAATTTAATAGGTGATGCAAAGTCTCCTGTATCAGATTTAACAGAAGAAAAGTTAAGTGAAAATCCCTGTCTAACAGATGTTAGTCAAGAGAAGGATCTTGTTGAAACTTCAGCTGAAAGTCTGGCAGCTGAAAAATCTAAGGATCAGTTTAACCAGTTTGCTAATAAATCTTATACCACTGACAAATATCAATCAAGTCAAGATGAAATCAAGGTTGTGGAGGAAAAGTGCTTCCAAAATCCTATTGAGATTGAACTTCAGACACAGAAATTGGGCATGGAAGATGCACCAGAACTTAGTATGCCTCAGGTAATGTCCAGGGAGGACAGGTTAACTTTTCAGAATAGTTATTCAAAAgataatttaaagaaaatagatTCCCTCAGAAGAAAAGAGAGTGAGGAACTGGAACAGTCAGAAAGAGTTGTTGAAATTTGCGAGCTGAAGTCCCgtaattcagaaaaagaaaacagtgaGCCTACTGCGGCTGGGGAGCGCCCTGTCTCACGGTTGTTGGAGTCTAAAAACAGTCCTGGCAAACAGTACTTGCAGACTGGAAGTTATGATAATACTGTACCTAAAACTTTACCGGTTTCTGACTATGGAAAGGTTTCTGACCACGTACACTGGTTCAACAAACTTTCATTAAACGATCCCTGTTCCGCAAGCAAAACTAAACCACCTCTTAAGTTTCAACGTACTCCTGTCCGCCAGTCTGTAAGAAGGATAAACTCCCTCTTAGAGTCTAACAGACAATCTGTAAGCTATAAATTGGCAAAACCTGGGGATGTTTGTTCTCCTCTTGTTAAATCCGTAAGCTATGATACTGCACTATCCTCCTGTACAGAAAAGTTCTCAAAGAATTCCACAGTTTCATTGCTCTATTGTGAAACTACACGCACACAAGTTTCTACATCATCTGAACTAGACTTAGCATCCAAATCTTCAAAATTGATAAATTCGCTAGAGCAGGCTGATACTTCTGTGAAAACAGTTAGAATCTGCAAACAGAAAGTGACTATTGGTAACCCATCAAAGTCTGTTCTAGAAGATCTAACCAATCATGAAGCACCAAAAGCTGCTGTAAAAATGAACTCAAGTATAAACTTTCTGATTGCCACACCAGATAAAAGTACCCTCAGGAAAAGTGCGACAGGAAAAGAAAAGGCTCGATACAGGGGATCTCCAAAGAATCCAATATCAAAAGCAAAACTCCTGCCAACTGCTAAACCTGTAGACTTATAA
- the LOC140913109 gene encoding rho GTPase-activating protein 11A isoform X2, whose amino-acid sequence MTGRGRAVVRLAVLQQLRAAYGIKVKSGSCRGAAGKQPGAAAVEGKVFGISFHSLPQSVVPEYGSIPSFLVDACKYLEEHVHTEGLFRKSGSFVRLKTLKNQLDQGENCLPAALPCDIAGLLKQFFRELPEPILPTDLQEALFKAQHLENEEKNTATILLSCLVADRTIDTLRFFFNFLRNVSLRSNENKMDSSNLAVIFAPNLLHSSDNEKMSINTEKKLRLQAAVVQTLIDHAADIGRVPEFILEKIPAMLGIDALDSTPSLKGYEESESPSQCKRRRRRSVGVFPSVTPLILTPSTKRKLPTDSSQGFSSKKRRSLKHNFGFELLSSSFFSSASTPASAQFEASPCVSLESSQSSLSPSVTSEKHLSSTGNRRSKRIASKKIYRVESGKTGCFSPKISRKEMVRRSLRLKFSLGKSSKDVNILTGCPVGKGSENIGRRLASQQDLENRVESVKTDTLFSTCVSEQFSKKGSQIMSKSEENLLTPKHEKANYRMSWNGPNITDSHGTSNNEASLVGYLEAEGCFSEPVLVVGKPPAIPDDLRPTTANHKQDNSLREYSLCVDENNLTTETLLKIKKAFSESGSNLQNLIGDAKSPVSDLTEEKLSENPCLTDVSQEKDLVETSAESLAAEKSKDQFNQFANKSYTTDKYQSSQDEIKVVEEKCFQNPIEIELQTQKLGMEDAPELSMPQVMSREDRLTFQNSYSKDNLKKIDSLRRKESEELEQSERVVEICELKSRNSEKENSEPTAAGERPVSRLLESKNSPGKQYLQTGSYDNTVPKTLPVSDYGKVSDHVHWFNKLSLNDPCSASKTKPPLKFQRTPVRQSVRRINSLLESNRQSVSYKLAKPGDVCSPLVKSVSYDTALSSCTEKFSKNSTVSLLYCETTRTQVSTSSELDLASKSSKLINSLEQADTSVKTVRICKQKVTIGNPSKSVLEDLTNHEAPKAAVKMNSSINFLIATPDKSTLRKSATGKEKARYRGSPKNPISKAKLLPTAKPVDL is encoded by the exons GGCAAAGTCTTTGGAATATCGTTTCATTCATTACCTCAGTCAGTTGTACCAGAGTATGGAAGTATTCCAAG CTTTCTTGTTGATGCTTGCAAATATTTAGAAGAGCATGTTCACACTGAAGGACTCTTCAGGAAATCTGGATCTTTTGTTcgtttaaaaacattaaag AATCAACTCGATCAAGGTGAAAACTGCCTACCTGCAGCACTGCCATGTGACATTGCAGGGCTTCTTAAACAGTTCTTTAGAGAGTTACCAGAGCCGATCCTTCCAACTGATCTGCAGGAAGCTCTTTTCAAGGCTCAGCACCTAGAAAATGAGGAGAAGAACACTGCCACAATACTGCTTTCCTGTCTTGTGGCTGACAGAACAATAGATACTTTGCGATTCTTTTTCAACTTTCTCAGAAATGTGTCCCTAAG aTCCAATGAGAACAAAATGGATAGCAGTAATCTGGCAGTGATTTTTGCCCCAAACCTCTTGCATTCAAGTGATAATGAAAAGATGTCCATTAACACAGAAAAAAAGCTTCGTTTGCAGGCTGCTGTTGTGCAAACACTTATTGATCATGCAGCAGATATTG GACGTGTACCAGAATTTATCCTGGAAAAAATACCTGCTATGTTAGGTATTGATGCTCTTGATTCTACTCCTTCACTGAAAGGCTATGAAGAAAGTGAATCTCCTAGTCAGTGTAAGAGAAGGAGAAGACGAAGTGTTGGGG TCTTTCCATCAGTGACTCCATTGATTCTTACTCCAAGCACCAAGCGTAAACTTCCAACTGATTCTTCTCAAGGCTTCTCTAGCAAGAAAAGGCGGTCCCTGAAGCATAATTTTGGTTTCGAATTGCTCTCAAGTAGCTTTTTTAGCAGCGCCTCAACACCAGCATCAG CTCAATTTGAAGCAAGCCCTTGTGTCTCTCTCGAGTCATCTCAGAGTTCACTGTCTCCTTCAGTCACCAGTGAAAAGCATCTGTCAAGTACAGGAAATCGAAGAAGTAAAAGAATTGCAAGTAAAAAAATTTACAG GGTTGAATCAGGAAAAACTGGTTGCTTCTCTCCAAAGATTAGCCGAAAAGAAATGGTTCGCAGGTCATTACGTCTGAAATTTAGTCTGGGAAAAAGCAGCAAAGATGTG AATATTTTAACTGGATGTCCAGTTGGTAAAGGATCTGAAAATATTGGCCGGCGACTTGCAAGTCAACAAGACTTGGAAAACAGAGTTGAATCTGTAAAGACAGATACACTTTTCAGCACATGTGTCAGTGAACAATTCTCAAAGAAAG GTTCACAAATAATGAGCAAGTCGGAGGAGAACTTGCTAACTCCAAAACATGAAAAAGCAAATTACCGAATGTCTTGGAATGGACCCAATATTACAGATTCTCATGGCACCAGCAACAATGAGGCAAGTCTCGTGGGATATCTTGAAGCAGAAGGCTGTTTTTCAGAACCTGTTCTTGTTGTTGGAAAGCCACCTGCCATTCCAGATGACTTAAGGCCCACTACTGCAAATCATAAGCAAGATAATAGTCTGCGGGAGTACTCGCTTTGTGTGGATGAGAATAACTTGACAACAGAAACgttactgaaaattaaaaaagcattttCTGAATCTGGAAGCAATCTTCAAAATTTAATAGGTGATGCAAAGTCTCCTGTATCAGATTTAACAGAAGAAAAGTTAAGTGAAAATCCCTGTCTAACAGATGTTAGTCAAGAGAAGGATCTTGTTGAAACTTCAGCTGAAAGTCTGGCAGCTGAAAAATCTAAGGATCAGTTTAACCAGTTTGCTAATAAATCTTATACCACTGACAAATATCAATCAAGTCAAGATGAAATCAAGGTTGTGGAGGAAAAGTGCTTCCAAAATCCTATTGAGATTGAACTTCAGACACAGAAATTGGGCATGGAAGATGCACCAGAACTTAGTATGCCTCAGGTAATGTCCAGGGAGGACAGGTTAACTTTTCAGAATAGTTATTCAAAAgataatttaaagaaaatagatTCCCTCAGAAGAAAAGAGAGTGAGGAACTGGAACAGTCAGAAAGAGTTGTTGAAATTTGCGAGCTGAAGTCCCgtaattcagaaaaagaaaacagtgaGCCTACTGCGGCTGGGGAGCGCCCTGTCTCACGGTTGTTGGAGTCTAAAAACAGTCCTGGCAAACAGTACTTGCAGACTGGAAGTTATGATAATACTGTACCTAAAACTTTACCGGTTTCTGACTATGGAAAGGTTTCTGACCACGTACACTGGTTCAACAAACTTTCATTAAACGATCCCTGTTCCGCAAGCAAAACTAAACCACCTCTTAAGTTTCAACGTACTCCTGTCCGCCAGTCTGTAAGAAGGATAAACTCCCTCTTAGAGTCTAACAGACAATCTGTAAGCTATAAATTGGCAAAACCTGGGGATGTTTGTTCTCCTCTTGTTAAATCCGTAAGCTATGATACTGCACTATCCTCCTGTACAGAAAAGTTCTCAAAGAATTCCACAGTTTCATTGCTCTATTGTGAAACTACACGCACACAAGTTTCTACATCATCTGAACTAGACTTAGCATCCAAATCTTCAAAATTGATAAATTCGCTAGAGCAGGCTGATACTTCTGTGAAAACAGTTAGAATCTGCAAACAGAAAGTGACTATTGGTAACCCATCAAAGTCTGTTCTAGAAGATCTAACCAATCATGAAGCACCAAAAGCTGCTGTAAAAATGAACTCAAGTATAAACTTTCTGATTGCCACACCAGATAAAAGTACCCTCAGGAAAAGTGCGACAGGAAAAGAAAAGGCTCGATACAGGGGATCTCCAAAGAATCCAATATCAAAAGCAAAACTCCTGCCAACTGCTAAACCTGTAGACTTATAA